A genome region from Clostridium pasteurianum includes the following:
- the carB gene encoding carbamoyl-phosphate synthase (glutamine-hydrolyzing) large subunit, whose amino-acid sequence MPLDKTIKKVLIIGSGPIIIGQAAEFDYSGTQACKAVREEGIETVLVNSNPATIMTDSHIADKVYIEPLAEDALEKIIAKEKPDGILAGFGGQTALNLAMKLKDQGIFEKYNVKLLGINSEAIKKAEDREEFKNLMEEINEPVPKSIIATHVDECIDFVNKFGLPVIIRPAYTLGGTGGGIASTMEELKEICDRGIKMSPIGQILLEQSVAGWKELEYEVMRDAKDNCIIVCNMENLDPVGVHTGDSIVTAPSQTLTDKEYHMLRRSALKIIRNLKIEGGCNIQFALDPKSDKYIVIEVNPRVSRSSALASKAAGYPIAKIASKIAIGYSLDELKNYVTQNSSACFEPALDYVVVKIPKWPFDKFNTAERHLGTQMKATGEVMAIDRNFEAALLKAVTSLEGKMSGLRLEKFEYTTVRELLEKIKKQDDERVFAIAEAFRKGVDIKKIHEITGIDNWYLNGINNIIDMEKALANKDDDNKEDTIIEAKKMGFTIKEISRITKLEEDYIEELLKKNNIKPVYKMVDTCSGEFEAKTPYYYSCYEDEDEDEIIDDKKKIVVIGSGPIRIGQGIEFDYCCVHGVWAIKKAGYRSIIINNNPETVSTDFDTADKLYFESLYIDNVMNIIEKEKPEGVIVQLGGQTAINLAEKLYKKGVNILGTSFKSIDLAEDREKFSELLNKLEIPQAKGMAVTSMEEAYEAVEKIGYPVIVRPSYVIGGRAMQVVYDKAALQKYMTEAVTLSTEHPVLVDKYIRGTEIEVDTVSDGEDILIPGIMEHVERTGVHSGDSITMYPTHTLPQNVLDTLVKYTKSLAKALEVKGLMNIQYVYDGKKVYVIEVNPRASRTVPILSKVTAVPMVDLAVGIVTGKKLKDLGYGTGLKTDHKLYAVKVPVFSNEKLANVDIYLGPEMRSTGEVMGVDSDFDVAIYKGFRAAGIDVPGEGGNLYVSLKDVDKEESIPLIKDYVKFGYKIYASYGTGKYLQKKGIDCEILHINALMQAISDGKVNLIINSPTRGNTVGTKGFSIRRKAAEYRVGAFTCVDTAKAFLTAIKVKREEEKVEYKAMKEYFK is encoded by the coding sequence ATGCCATTAGATAAGACAATTAAGAAAGTATTAATAATAGGTTCTGGACCAATAATAATAGGTCAGGCAGCTGAATTTGATTATTCAGGAACACAGGCATGTAAGGCTGTAAGAGAAGAAGGGATTGAAACGGTACTTGTTAACAGCAATCCTGCAACTATAATGACAGACTCACATATAGCAGATAAAGTTTATATAGAACCTCTAGCAGAGGATGCTCTTGAAAAGATAATAGCTAAGGAAAAACCTGATGGAATACTGGCAGGTTTTGGAGGTCAGACAGCATTAAATCTTGCAATGAAGTTAAAAGATCAGGGGATTTTTGAAAAATATAATGTAAAACTTTTAGGAATAAATAGTGAGGCTATAAAAAAGGCTGAAGATAGAGAAGAATTTAAGAATCTTATGGAAGAAATAAATGAACCTGTGCCTAAAAGTATAATAGCAACTCATGTTGATGAATGCATAGATTTTGTAAACAAATTTGGACTTCCAGTAATAATCAGACCGGCTTATACTCTTGGAGGTACTGGAGGCGGAATAGCTTCAACAATGGAAGAACTCAAGGAAATCTGTGACAGAGGTATAAAAATGAGCCCTATAGGTCAGATACTTTTAGAGCAGAGTGTTGCTGGATGGAAAGAACTTGAGTATGAAGTTATGCGTGATGCTAAGGATAATTGCATAATAGTATGTAATATGGAAAATTTAGATCCAGTTGGAGTTCACACAGGAGATAGTATAGTTACTGCACCATCACAGACACTTACAGATAAAGAATACCATATGTTAAGACGTTCTGCACTTAAGATAATAAGAAATCTTAAAATAGAAGGCGGATGTAATATACAATTTGCACTAGATCCTAAGAGCGACAAGTACATAGTTATAGAGGTTAATCCAAGGGTTAGCCGCTCAAGCGCTCTTGCTTCAAAAGCAGCAGGATATCCAATAGCTAAAATAGCATCTAAGATAGCCATAGGATATAGTTTAGATGAACTTAAAAATTACGTTACTCAAAATTCAAGTGCTTGTTTTGAACCAGCTCTTGATTATGTTGTCGTAAAAATACCTAAATGGCCATTTGATAAGTTTAATACAGCAGAGAGACATCTAGGAACTCAAATGAAGGCAACTGGAGAAGTCATGGCGATTGATAGGAACTTTGAGGCTGCACTCTTAAAAGCTGTAACTTCGCTTGAAGGAAAGATGTCTGGACTTAGACTTGAAAAATTTGAATATACAACTGTTAGGGAACTTCTTGAAAAAATAAAGAAACAGGATGACGAAAGAGTATTTGCCATAGCTGAAGCTTTTAGAAAAGGTGTAGATATTAAGAAGATACACGAAATTACAGGTATAGATAATTGGTATCTTAATGGAATAAATAATATAATAGACATGGAAAAAGCACTTGCAAATAAAGATGATGATAATAAAGAAGATACTATAATAGAAGCTAAAAAAATGGGCTTTACAATCAAAGAGATATCAAGAATAACTAAATTAGAAGAGGATTATATAGAAGAATTATTAAAGAAGAATAATATTAAACCTGTATATAAAATGGTTGATACCTGCAGCGGTGAGTTTGAAGCTAAAACTCCTTATTACTATTCTTGCTATGAGGATGAAGATGAGGATGAAATTATAGATGATAAGAAAAAGATAGTAGTAATAGGTTCAGGTCCTATAAGAATAGGTCAGGGAATAGAATTTGATTATTGCTGTGTACATGGTGTATGGGCTATAAAAAAGGCTGGTTATAGATCAATAATAATTAACAATAATCCTGAAACTGTAAGTACTGATTTTGATACAGCAGATAAGCTTTATTTTGAATCATTATATATAGATAATGTCATGAATATAATTGAAAAAGAAAAACCAGAAGGCGTAATAGTTCAGCTGGGAGGGCAAACGGCTATAAACTTAGCGGAGAAGCTTTATAAAAAAGGCGTAAATATACTTGGCACTTCATTTAAATCAATAGATTTAGCTGAGGACAGAGAAAAATTCAGCGAACTTTTGAATAAACTTGAAATTCCTCAGGCAAAAGGAATGGCTGTAACAAGCATGGAAGAGGCTTATGAGGCTGTTGAAAAAATAGGATACCCTGTAATAGTAAGACCTTCTTATGTAATAGGTGGAAGAGCAATGCAGGTTGTTTATGATAAAGCAGCTCTTCAAAAATATATGACTGAAGCGGTAACTCTTTCAACAGAACATCCTGTTTTAGTAGATAAATATATAAGAGGAACAGAGATTGAAGTTGATACTGTTTCAGATGGTGAAGATATACTTATACCTGGAATTATGGAGCATGTTGAAAGAACAGGAGTGCATTCAGGAGACAGTATAACAATGTATCCAACACATACTCTTCCTCAAAATGTACTTGATACTCTTGTAAAATACACAAAGAGTTTAGCAAAAGCACTTGAAGTAAAGGGACTTATGAATATACAGTATGTTTATGATGGAAAAAAGGTATATGTAATAGAAGTAAATCCTAGAGCATCAAGAACTGTCCCTATACTCAGCAAAGTAACTGCTGTTCCAATGGTAGATTTAGCTGTTGGAATAGTAACGGGTAAAAAACTTAAGGACTTGGGTTATGGAACAGGATTAAAGACAGATCACAAACTATATGCTGTTAAAGTGCCAGTATTCTCTAATGAAAAACTTGCAAATGTAGATATATATCTTGGACCGGAAATGAGATCTACAGGAGAAGTTATGGGAGTAGACAGCGATTTTGATGTAGCTATATATAAAGGCTTTAGAGCAGCAGGAATAGATGTACCTGGAGAAGGCGGAAACTTGTATGTATCATTAAAAGATGTTGATAAGGAGGAAAGTATTCCACTTATTAAGGACTATGTAAAGTTTGGATATAAAATTTATGCTTCTTATGGTACAGGAAAGTACTTGCAAAAGAAAGGAATAGATTGTGAGATTCTTCACATAAATGCTTTAATGCAGGCTATAAGTGATGGAAAAGTAAATCTTATAATCAATTCACCAACTCGTGGAAATACGGTTGGAACTAAAGGATTTAGTATAAGAAGAAAAGCTGCAGAATATAGGGTTGGAGCATTTACATGCGTAGATACGGCTAAGGCTTTTCTAACTGCTATAAAAGTTAAGAGAGAAGAAGAAAAAGTAGAGTATAAAGCTATGAAAGAATATTTTAAATAA
- a CDS encoding sugar phosphate isomerase/epimerase family protein, with protein sequence MEIGLSSAVFYPEVNTEDTLEIIKSLGFNTAEIFINSFLECEDDFVDKLLVKKHELNLNINSVHALSSIFEPFLFDEYKRRRDEMLEYFKKICRTGRKLGATCYTFHGMKYKNFDNINKDLICDIYKKLTYIAGENDIKLAQENVSWCMSSNFDYLKFLNDKNIENLFFTFDIKQAYKANKDPYQYIKIMNEKLVNFHINDRDNENVCLLPLRGNVDYKRIFRELKNVNYNGNLIIEVYRDNFFSYNEISDCKKKLEKFL encoded by the coding sequence GTGGAAATAGGATTGTCTTCTGCTGTATTTTATCCTGAAGTTAATACAGAGGATACACTAGAAATTATAAAGAGTCTTGGATTTAATACTGCAGAAATTTTTATAAATAGTTTTCTTGAATGTGAAGATGATTTTGTAGACAAACTTTTGGTTAAAAAGCATGAACTGAATTTAAACATAAATTCAGTTCATGCCTTGTCATCAATTTTTGAGCCATTTTTGTTTGATGAGTACAAAAGAAGACGGGATGAAATGCTAGAATACTTTAAGAAGATATGCAGAACGGGTAGAAAATTAGGTGCAACTTGCTATACTTTTCATGGTATGAAATATAAGAATTTTGATAATATAAATAAAGATTTAATTTGTGATATTTACAAAAAATTAACTTATATTGCAGGAGAGAACGACATAAAGCTTGCACAAGAAAATGTTTCATGGTGCATGTCCAGCAATTTTGATTACCTGAAGTTTTTAAATGATAAAAATATAGAAAATCTTTTCTTTACATTTGATATTAAGCAAGCATATAAGGCTAACAAAGATCCATATCAATACATAAAAATTATGAACGAAAAGTTAGTTAATTTTCATATAAATGATAGAGATAATGAAAATGTGTGCCTTTTGCCTTTAAGGGGTAATGTTGATTACAAAAGGATATTTAGGGAACTGAAAAATGTGAATTATAATGGAAATTTAATAATAGAAGTTTACAGAGACAATTTTTTTTCCTATAATGAAATAAGCGATTGCAAAAAAAAGTTAGAGAAATTTCTATAA